Below is a window of Megalopta genalis isolate 19385.01 chromosome 7, iyMegGena1_principal, whole genome shotgun sequence DNA.
cGTAATTAAACGCACAATCACCGACGACTTCGCGACGTTAGAAGATAGACGAAGCTTCAGGGGACAAACAAAGAAAGTACCATAAACGAGGGAGATTCGCAGTTCGATTCGACAGAAGATCTATTTTCACCGCAATTTACCGAGCGGATCGACGcgcgatcgattgaaatcgagAATGGAGTCTTTCGAAATCGTCAAGTTTCGAGTGTCTGCGTAGTTCTCCAAGATTCGTTTTCTCGCGTTTACGGTTGTCGCCGACGGCTCGCAGAATATGGCGGATCGAGGCCGACTTCGCCGCCTGTTTCAGCTCCATATAAAATACGAACACCGCTGCCGAAGATCCGAGAAACAACAGCAAGAACCCGGCCGCTAGTGGCATCAGTCCGAGGACCTGGACATCACCTTCGTATCCGTCATGTTCGACGAGAACCTCGCGGAGGTTCTGACTATCGTATCTCCGAGTGACGTCGTTCAAATGCCAGTCGACTATACCAGTTTCCTTTAGCGACAATATTATCTGCAGAGGAGAGAGAAAACACTATCAAGACGGATCCCGTCAGTCTATGTACGTTCTACAAAAATCTACATTTGCACAAgtatccgcagtctagcgacCGCAAAATAAATTCGGCAAAAATTGTTGCACGGAAATGAGCATAACAATAATTGTACCCTGTTCACAGGTGTCAGGAGCCACTGCTGCAGGCCGAAGGCTGCGTAGAAACGTCCAATCGGTGTTTTCATGAGTCTGTAATTCtgttatcatcgaaatgataaTTAATTCATGCGTAATCAATTGAAAATAACGATACTCGTGTTTACTCAACAGTCGCTTATCTAACATTATACGGACGCAAGAGATCGGCTGCATCTCCGCGGATcgaagaaatatacaaataaatacagtAGAGCCTCGATTAACCGAATCGGATCTTCCTCGATCTTTATTATTCagattttttattattccaagtaataaggATGGACCTCAAATttttgtcccaaaaatgtctcgcaatccgaaagtgacgggttcctcaggtcacttgaaggaactttttcctttacaaaaattttctccgaggcaccgttaacgagttattaacgaaaaacagtgaccaataagaatcgagtacggctgacgcgaggcggcccagtcaaccagcgcacaaagcccagttccgctcattggctcggtcgccacgcgccagctgagctgggctttgaccgcctcgaccgctggcgccgttggctcggccggctcgcgcccgctgagctgggattcgaccgcctcgaccgctggcgccgttggctcggccgtctcgcgccagctaagctgggattcgaccgctcgaccgctggcgccgttggctcggccagctcgcggcagctgatctcgcctctgattggtcactgtttttcgttaataactcgttaacggtggctcggagaaaatttttgtaaaggaagaagttgcttcaaatgatccgaggaacccgccatttctggattgcgagacatttttgggacaccctgtattattgaatcaataatttatcgaaattaaaacgaatttaactttaataatttcaattccaaattcggataatcgaagttccACTGTGTCGAAAATATAAGGAGGAAAATCATGGAGGCACGCGGAATCAAACTTTCACGTATCCGTCGAGATTTGGCGATCGATGTGGCATACCTGCAAAGCGCTATTCCGCACGTAGTTTTCCGGAAAGAAACACGATCCGATCATCTTCCCGGGAACAACTAAATCCGTTTGTACAGTGAGCTTCGTCCATTCCTTGAAACTGTCAACGTGACGGTACCTACTCGGCAATTGCATCGAATATGGATCCTGCGAAAATCGATGTCTGATTTCtagttacaaaataatttttacgttatcATGTTTGTTTATACCGCATCGAATACGGATCCTGCGAAAATCGATGTCTGATTTCTAGTTACAAAGTAATTTTTACGTTATCATGTTTGTTTATACCGAAAAGAGTGTTACAAGAATAGCTGCTCTATAAGTTGCAAGACTCGATTTGATGTGCATAAACTGCACTAAGtcctataaaataaaaacagcGTAGGTCAGGAAAAGCTATCTTGGATTTAGAGTGTTAATTAAAagctaagggttaatattttttatttgtttactttattctctctctctagccTGACcctaaaatattctaaacatcttgaaatttgagaatacgtttctgtttccactaaaattacaattcaaatagccaatggtcgctgctttttacgcgcgacgagtatactcgtcccgacacaaaatactgccgcttctccataacgagtgtactcgtcaagcacagttaactggttaattgacataaccttgaaatttgggaatatatttttgtttccactaaaattacaatttaaatagccaatggtcgctgctttttacgcgcgacgagtatactcgtcccgacacaaaatactgccgcttctccaTAACGAGTGTACTAGTCgaacacagttaactggttaattgacataaccttggaatttgagaatatatttttgtttccactaaaattacaatttaaatagccaatggtcgctgctttttacgcgcgacgagtatactcgtcccgacacaaaatactgccgcttctccgtgacgagtgtactcgtcaagcacagttaactggttaattgacataaccttgaaatttgggaatatatttttgtttccactaaaattacaatttaaatagccaatggtcgctgctttttacgcgcgacgagtacactcgtcccgacacaaaatactgccgcttctccgtgacgagtgtactcgtcgaacACTGTTAGCTGGTTAATCGTCGCTGGACATACCGAGGGATCGATGTAGTCCTCGAACGGCGGTGTCTGACCCATATTCGCCCATGACAGATTCGTCGCGAGGAACTGTTCGATGGTATCGATTCTGGAAACGCATCAACCAAGCCCAGCGTCTCgcttttatatgtatatatataccgtTCGCAAAAGCAGGCTCGGCCCCGCCGAGCTTTCGTATTCCGGCTATTACCTGCTCTCGTATTCCGAAGTTGCCAGTCTGGCTGCTAGGCTGCTGCAATAAGCGGTAATTATTAACCATCCCGCGGTCTGCCAGAGAAGTATCTGGAGTTTGTTGTTCCCAACAGTTTTCGGCACGGAACTGCTCAGCAAACAACCGATCAGCTCGGTCACGGTAATTAGGTAGTTCCGGAAACCTGAAGAATACGGATTAGCCCGGCCAATTAACGCGATCGCCGCGCATATCATCGTTCGTATATCGGAAACTATTGCACCGCCGCGCTTTCCGCCGCGATTTTTCCGACGTTTTGACAGGATCGTTACCTCGGGGACGAACCGTGCAAGCCACCCGGCAGAAGGAAGTTCGCCGAGGAATTTATCCGCACGCAAACGTCGGTAAAATTGCGTTCGTCGCCAAGCTGTagattctttattaaaaattaagGGGTGGCATTCGGGCGAAGTTCGACTAACTAACGGTAATCTTCGGGATGAAATTTCGAAAATGTGCAGTTCGACAGGATTTTTTGTACGCTGATTCGAATGTACGCGCGAATTATTTTGCCAACTAATTTTCTCGATGATAAACAAAGCTTTTTTACGCGAAAACTGTcggattgaaaaatccgtaCCCGATTCTATTCGGCGACATGTACATACACAAACTGCAGTAAACACGTCGGTTCGAAAACTTTATTATTGTTCGAGTTATTTTGgtgataattattaattattggtaCCACGGCCGTCCATCTATCatagaaagagagtgagagagagagaaagagagtggggcgaaattttattcgaacgacgcACGGGAGATGAAAgagtatcgaataaaattttattcgacgatgtCGAATAAATATCGGATCGAATGAAAATTTGTCAAGCATGCTGAGAAACGGAGGAAGGACGGCAGAAATCGATAGAATTTCGCGTGCGCGAGTCAACATCGGCTGAACCGAGCCGCTCGTTTCGATTCGTGTTCCACTATTATCGGAAACTGCGTAATGGCCATTTTAATATGAATTAATCAGAAGCGGGAAACATCGAATTTTCTACAATCAGCGGATCGGAAAAGATACGGTTCGACACGCGATTGGTACACCGCGACTAATCGATATCGCGGACTTACGTTTCGGGAATTTCGGGACGATCCAGGCGCGAGCGCACGTGTACGAGCTAAGCAGGACGATCGCCAGGATCAGCAGGTACCAGACCTCTTTCGAGAACGGTTTCAGGATCGCCCAGAAGCTGGTCACGCGACGCGGACGAGGCACCATGAGACGCACGTGCATATTGCACAATGGTTGGGACAGCTGGATGTATTGATTCTGCGTCTGGGTGACCATGATGCTACCGATAGCGATGTCCGCCTGAAGATAAgaagtacagcaatgtctctctaattgacgctcagattggccacgaaaatggacaatttaggaagaggagatacgattattcgagccttgcggttcatttctGTAGTCGCGAATtaatcaacaactataaaaaacgagctgcgaggctcgaatagttatatctcctcttcccaaattgtcttttTTTGCGTTCAGTttggaaacaaaagtggacaatttggaaagaagaaatacgattattcgcacCTCGCGACTCGGTTTTATAGccgccgatcgtcaacaactataaaaaacaagctgcgaggctcgaatagttatatctcctcttcccaaattgtccctttttgcgtacaatcggagcgtcaattagggagaattcactgtatacAGAGAAGTATAgtgaagtctccctaattgacgctcagcttggaaacaaaaatggacaatttggaaagaagaaatacgattattcgaacctcgcgacTCTGTTTTATAGccgccgatcgtcaacaactataaaaacgagccgcgaggcacgaatagttatatctcctcttcccaaattgtccctttcTGCgtacaatcggagcgtcaattagggagaattcactgtatacAGAGAAGTATAGTGAAGactctgtaattgacgctcagattgtccacaaaaatggacaatttggaaagaagaaatacgattattcgcacCTCGCGACTCGGTTTTATAgccgccgatcgtcgacaactataaaaacgagccgcgaggttatgtcaaggtcaaaaacgagctgcgaggctcgaacaatcgtatctcaacttcccaaattgtccatttttgtgcacaatctgagcgccagttagggagacattactgtattcataGACGGAACAGTGGAGGACCGAATCCATCGATCGAACTCACTTGATTTTTGTAGAGCATCCCTATTATGCCACCTTCCCACGAGCCGTTGATCACTTCCCCGTATCTGCGAAAAGCTCAACTTGACGACCATGATTAATTAttcgaccgcggattttatgcggatTTTAAGCAAGAATGAGCGAGTGGAATCTAAAACGGTAAAgtcattagaagaatttcagaatCTTGTCGCACTATTTTTCATGCGTCGAAAATATTGGAGggagaaatacagtaaattctccccaattgtcacTCGACGTGTAAAcagaactggacaatttggaaagaggagacgcgattattcgagtctcgcggctcgtttttatagttgtcgacgatcggcggcTATAAAACCGAgtcgcgaggttcgaataatcgtatttcttctttccaaattgtccatttttgtttccaagctgagcgtcgattagggagactttactataCTTCTCTGTATACggttaattctccctaattgacgctcagattgtacacaaaagagAACAATTTTGGATGAggtttgcggctcgtttttatagttatcgattgtcaacaactattaatAAACTACTGATAAACtaaaatcgtatcttctcttcccagattgtctaTTTTTGCGTAAAATCAGAGCGTCGATTAGCGAGAATTTCTGTAACTTTTGTTTCGTAAAATcgatgcaggcaatttttattttgcataaagatccgcatcgttggactgcggattttatgcatttatggtaaaaatgagTGGGTGAAATCGGAAACAGCGAAAAGATTAAAGGAAACGAAGAACGTTCGCGTTCCTGAATGTTCAGCTGATTAAAATGATTACgaaaacgaataaaattgtacacTTGGTTCGTTCGTCTTGCTATTAATacgggcaatttttattttgcataaagataccgcggtctagttattatAATAACGTCAACGGCGCGATACTTGCATGAGGTTCCCTTCCAGCTTCCTCGCGGTCCAAGTGAAGTTCAATTTCTCCGCGACGATCAGAAACAGCTGCACTTCGATGCCATCGAATCCTAATTTCATGATCGATTAAACGGTTCGACGTGATTAAAGGAGACGATATTTACCGCGGTCCGTTAGGTAAACGTCCTTTTCTCGGCTGTCGATGATCCTCTTCAGAGGATGTTTCCAAATCGTCATCGGTGGTCGATGGATGGTGGCGATCCGCAACTGTCTGCCGCGAAAATTGAAGTGCTCGTAGTTGTGCCCCATTTCTTCGTACCTGTTTGTCCAGAAAATCATTTTACGTCGCTATCAGCCCGCGGATGTTTTCGCATTTGCATGCTTTTTTACAATATAAGTGGACCAATGAGACCTGGACAGAATTTAGGTGTCGCGATTAGGCGACTTCAAAGATATATTTTTTTCATAGATATATCGAAGATATATGTTTTGTGTATTTctgtttaaaaatatatatacagtatattgctgcatatatttttaaacataaatACACAAAACAtatatctttgaaattatttgcATATGTTTTGCATATTTATGTTCAAAAACATATGTAATATACTGCACTTATCTATGATGCTTATCTATATTGCTTATCTCGTTGAATTAATTTAGTATATTAGTCAGCACTTGTATCATAACCGGATCATAGTAGTAGCAGTtatcaatacgatgctgaatATACACAGTGGTTTACGAAAGTAATCGttacaccttttaaaatttttcaatgaatttttcgaaaccgaactaaataacttgaatctttttttagatgatagaaggactagtttatatactagacgatggctaaaaagcttctttttttaaattttactattactcgGAATgactaatttaatttttttaattttactattaatgAAAGTTAAAAACACTCGtttcttttacttttttatccgagcctataaaaactgcagatttcttacagctTTTGCGATAAAACTGTGATATTTGCGATCtctaatttgttgtaactcataacaacgtgaaccaTTTTCGATAAAAGAgataaaatatttgtaaaacgagagatttttttttatgttttgtcattccaaataatagcaaaatttaaaaaaaaagcattaCAGTCATCATCTACTAAACTAGTcactctatcatctaaaaaaaaattcaagtcattcaagttcggttttaaaatagttattgcgttttaaccttttgcactcgagtggcgactccgaggcgccattaaaaattgttatgtcgcgtttcaaaataattttatgaataaaatttgtttatattcaaagaaccgttgaaagcgtaactgttgcatgagtcgcaaaattcaattgcatatattcgaaatgcattatgttatataaaatggaaaaaaccGTGGATCGGGAGAactgttttaaattttgcgtCGATTtgggcttcgagtgcaaagggttaaaaggtgtacgaacatgtTTGTATGCCACCAACGAACCACGTTGCCAAAGCATTGTATCGACAATTGAACATCAACAGCGGAGAAAATTAgaacgtttaaccctttgcacaggAGTGGCGACctcgaggcgccattaaaaattatgTCACGTCTCGAAATAATTTTACTaatgaaaatttgtttatatttaaagagccgttgaaagcgtaactgttgcatggCTCACAACATTCAATGCCATGTGCACAAAATGCACTGGAGGTCGTATGaaatggaaaaaccgtgggtcggaagaactgttttaaattttgcgtCGATTtgggcttcgagtgcaaagggttaaaaggtgtacgaacatgtTTGTATGCCACCAACGAACCACGTTGCCAAAGCATTGTATCGACAATTGAACATCAGCAGCGGAGAAAATTAgaacgtttaaccctttgcacaggAGTGGCGACctcgaggcgccattaaaaatgaTGTCACGTCTCGAAATAATTTTACTaatgaaaatttgtttatattgttatatttgtttatatttatatgaaatggaaaaaccgtgggTCGGGAGAACTGTTTGAAATTTTCCGGtaattcggcttcgagtgcaaagggtgttGATTTTCGAAAAACTCGTACAACGACGTCCGTCTCGAAAGAAGTCTCCTGAAAACTGGTCCACCTATCCGGCGCGTACCTGTCAACTTTGGCGAACAGTCGCGGCTTCAAGTAGTTCTCAGCCAGCTTCCAAATCCCCGAAACAGAGACGACGTTCACGTTCGCCGTTTCGTATACGGAGTCCTCGAGGATGGCGGAATCGTCGGAAGTCTGGTTGTTCACTACGACAAGGATCTCCGTTTTCCATGTCAGCGACGGTATTCTACGCGGGAGGCGGGGGGGGGGGAAACGATCGATTAAATTACGGTGGATCCGCCGTTTTATCCGTTGTCATACTTCTCGATCAGTCTCAGGATTTCGTCGTCGCTCGATCCCAGCAAGAAGTATCCGTCGCATTCGTAGGTGCTTCGCCTCAAGAGGTACTCGTACGGATAGACACTCCTGAATTGACTGAACAGTGCGACCGCGTCTCCGAGCGGGGCTGAAGAAAATTCTTGAATCAATAAGCGTCGGCGAAGCTTCGAAACCCCTCGCGCTACCGATAGGAAAAATTATTTGGCTGACCGGAGAAACATTTACGGTGAAATTCTCCCCGATGTTCCTTCAACCGGcaaacgaaaatgaacaatctgggaagaggagatgcgattattcgtgcctcgaGGTTCATTTTCATAGCTGCCGattgtaacaacaattataaaaacgaagtgcaaggcttcccaaattgtccattttggtttacgagctgatggaaaattagggagaattttagAAAGAACAAATTTCAAGTGAAACGTGATTCGCgctaatttgtaattaatttaatCTTTGCGCTAGTCTATatcaacccttcgcactcgagcgTTGACTCTGGAGCAGCACTGAAAATCGTAaccaaaataattcttacacTTCGATATTTGTTTatccttaaaaaaaaaaactgttaaaagtgcaATCGCTATATAaaacacaaaattcaatttcatatgcataaaatgcaatgaATCATGTAAAATGGGAATACTGTAGGTCAGAAGAATTACATATATTGGGTTCAAAGttaaaaatggcttcgagtgcaaagggttaagaagagTCGACACTTTTTTCTATCCGATAAGAAGAATGACGTCGCCGTAGAATTGTTGATATTAATCGTGCACATCCAAGGATTTCGACAAATTCGAGCAACGATTGTCGCAAacattttcttcaatttttacCGCCTAGAAAAATCTCCAGAAGATCACCCCGCAAGACTTTAATTCATATTTTTCTGAATTCACAAAAGGATACACCCCTACCAACCACTAAAGAAAACGTTGCAGCACCCAGAGAAGGGGAACGACAGTTCGACCATAATCTGAAAGTCCTCGTCAGAGATCCAAGATTTGCTCTCGAGCGCAAGCAGGTCGCTTCGAATGGCCAGCGCAGGGAGAACAGCTTCGATGATGCATAGCGCGAGGATCCGCGTCATGATGAACCATAATCCATGGGAACGAGTTCTTCCCTCGAGCAACCGAAACGTAGAAGCGACTTCTTCGAGAgcgattttattattttcgaaCGAACTGAAACAAAACTGTTCAAAGAAACACAGGATGACGGCGCAGCCGGTTAATGCGAGCTGGCCAATCGCTGTGCCTTcgatttgttttcgggcataccGTTCGCTTGAtctgtatttatcgaataaaagatATTGCGTTACCTTCTCCGAAAATAAACGAAACGTAGTAATAAACggaatagaaaaatttaatattacaacAAATATCGTGTGATCACTTCGCatcagaaaaaaaaggaaagaacttatgggacactctAATACTTCCATCGCTCGTCATATTCGTATGCCGAGTAATTTGAATTGACTGCTCATCTTCTCTAAacataaacgaaacaaaataataaacgaaatagaaaaatttaatattacaacAAATATCGTGTGATCACTTCGCAtcagaaaaaaaggaaagaacttatgggacactctAATACTTCCATCGCTCGTCATATTCGTATGCCGAGTAATTTGAATTGACTGCTTATCTTCTCTAAACATAAACGAAacagaaaaatttaatattacaacAAATATCGTGTGATCACTTCGCatcagaaaaaaaaggaaagaacttatgggacactctAATACTTCCATCGCTCGTCATATTCGTATACCGAGTAATTTGAATTGACTACTTATCTTCTCTAAacataaacgaaacaaaataataaacgaaatagaaaaatttaatattacaacAAATATCGTGTGATCACTTCGCatcagaaaaaaaaggaaagaacttatggcACACTCTAATACTTCCATCGCTCGTCATATTCGCATGCCGAGTAATTTGAATTGACTACTCATCTTCTCTAAacataaacgaaacaaaataataaacgaAATAGAAAAATGTAATATTTCTTATTCGACAAATAGTTAGACAAATTACGCCCGAAAACGAACGAAAGGCACAGCAACTGGACAGGGTTGAAAAGCAAaggaaacaaacgaacaaagaaatcgcccgaaaacaaaccagaGTCGCAGCAATTGATCTCTCCGCGGTAACCAGCTTCGCTAACCTAGGGTACTGGTTGCTCGAATAAGTGTCAAGGATCGTTCTCTTGAACGTAGTTCCCCCGATTTCGACCGCGAGGAGCTTTCCGTTCGAACGGAGTCCCGTTGCGGCATCGCGCAAACGCGGGCTCTCGCAATAATGTTTCCGGACGGTGTACGCGATTCGACACGGGGGGTTGCGACGGGGGGAATACACGCGGGGCGCGTGTGTATGCGTGCCGGTTGCGGTGCATACACAAGCGCGCGGTTTAACAGCAGCGAACGGTGCGCGGGCACGAATGCTCAAGGTGCAGTTTGATGACGGATAAGCATTGCGATAAAGAAGCCGGCGTAAATAGAATTATAGCCCGCGGCCGACGGCAAATGTAATTACGCGCGGAGCCTCGGGGCATTTTCGACGAGCTTCCGTATCGCTGGCGGTGTTTCTCCTTTCGTTGTCAGTCGTCGTAAATATATCATATCGACTGTCCTAATTCGAAACGCGTGCCACGCTTTCCGATAGATCTACGGTAATGTCTAGAGAATCGACGTAATCGATTGTACACaagaatgggcaatttgggaataggagatacgattatccgagcgttgcggttcgtttttatagtctcgTATTGTCGAATAACTGTAAGAACGGtagctgcagggctcgaataatcgtatctcctctttccaaattgtccatttttgtggacgatctgagcgtgcgaaataaaaaattgtctgcgtcgaCCGCTAGATGAAGAAGTTGTACGCGATAGAACAGTATCTTTAAGTGCTTCAAATATTTCCACTGTTCCGGATCTGATCTGCTCTGTATTTGTGTCGTAAATGcgcaaaatccgcggtctattattCGTCGCCGTGACTTCAATTCCCGACGTTGCTTCTCGTAACTGTCCGAAAACCAAcagtgtcccataagttctttccgcgCCGCGCTACGCGAATGACTCTAACTGATTGTGTTTATATGCATAAACACGTAGGCTTATCTCTTGGCTATTTAGGGTATCGGTTTCAGTCGTCCCAGAGCTCTCGTagagtatgtttcgttggtgacAAAGTTCCTTATCAAAGTTTTTCTGCGCCGTTCGATATGAATAGCCAAAATAAGCACATttgcggcatgttatgcttcattgctttaaaaaaagtgatagggcaaaggacactgcaaacgagatttgtaccgttTACAGTGAATGGTTCTACGACTATTAGAACAGTCCGCAATTGGTTTgagagatttagagctggcaatttcgatttgaaagacgaagaccgcagcggccgtccaacaacgacggatgcggaccttaccaaagatatgctcgctgaaaatccgcgatatagtgtgcgcgagatagcggataccactaacatacccaggacaacggtacataagcatttaATCGAGATGGgatatgtgaatcgattcgGAGTTCCACACCGTCGATAGGTGTTGACACCAGCCTTATGAACCGCGTCTCTACGTGCGATTTGCTTCTCCAACGACGTGGAAGAAATCCTTTCCTAAAGAGGCTTGTCACTGGAGACGAGACTTGTATTTTATACCAAAATGTGCATCGAAAACGAACTTGGTCAAAAGGAAATAGTCCCTCAATTGTTGCGAAGCCAGGACTTCGTCCGAAGAAAGTTCTTTCGTGCGTTTGGTGGGACTGGAAAGGCGTAGTCTACTACGAGCTCCTTCCTCAAGGTGAAACGATCAATTCGGCTAAATATTGTAATCAACTCGACGAATTGAAAGCCGCCATAGTAGAAAAACGGCCAGAATTGGCGAACCGATGCGGCGTCGTTTTTCATCGCGACAACGCGAAACCGCGTGTTGCGTTGttcgtaagacaaaaattattgcagttcgattggaacgttctacctcatcctccgtactccccagacattgctccatccgattattagttgttcttctcgttaaaaaattctctccgtgaaaacggtttaaattcgtaagcgaaataaaaacgcaccttgaacaatattttgcaaataaaccTCGACAATCTTGGAAAGACGGCATAACGAGGCTTCCTGAAAGATGAAAGAAGGTAATAGAGCAGAACGGTTCATATATAATTCGATAAATCAACcttaaacaacaaatatcgtgtaatCACTTCGCATCAGACaaaaggaaagaacttatgggacaccctaatacttTCATCGTTCGTCATATTCGCGTGCCGAGTAATTCGAATTGACTACTCGCGGTGCGCGTTTCGCTTCTCGTTGTTCGGCTCGTCGTTATCTTAACCGTTACTCTTGTAATGAACGAGTTTTATTCATACCCTCGCAGAAGTTACCGCTTTACGATCGTCGATCGCTGTCGCTTATTTCCTAAACGAGCAACGACGGTCAGGCTTATCTCACCTAAAGCTCGAACCGGGTGTTAAAACTTGTCGTTAGCATTGCAAAAGATACCGCTATCGATAATGCCGATCTATCGATGAATTCTACACGTTCGACGCACGGAACCGCGTTGACTTTATCAACCCTCTCGAATGCAGT
It encodes the following:
- the LOC117221780 gene encoding uncharacterized protein LOC117221780, which codes for MEVLECPISSFLFFLMRSDHTIFVVILNFSIPFITTFRLFSEKVTQYLLFDKYRSSERYARKQIEGTAIGQLALTGCAVILCFFEQFCFSSFENNKIALEEVASTFRLLEGRTRSHGLWFIMTRILALCIIEAVLPALAIRSDLLALESKSWISDEDFQIMVELSFPFSGCCNVFFSARGVSKLRRRLLIQEFSSAPLGDAVALFSQFRSVYPYEYLLRRSTYECDGYFLLGSSDDEILRLIEKIPSLTWKTEILVVVNNQTSDDSAILEDSVYETANVNVVSVSGIWKLAENYLKPRLFAKVDRYEEMGHNYEHFNFRGRQLRIATIHRPPMTIWKHPLKRIIDSREKDVYLTDRGFDGIEVQLFLIVAEKLNFTWTARKLEGNLIYGEVINGSWEGGIIGMLYKNQADIAIGSIMVTQTQNQYIQLSQPLCNMHVRLMVPRPRRVTSFWAILKPFSKEVWYLLILAIVLLSSYTCARAWIVPKFPKRFRNYLITVTELIGCLLSSSVPKTVGNNKLQILLWQTAGWLIITAYCSSLAARLATSEYESRIDTIEQFLATNLSWANMGQTPPFEDYIDPSDPYSMQLPSRYRHVDSFKEWTKLTVQTDLVVPGKMIGSCFFPENYVRNSALQNYRLMKTPIGRFYAAFGLQQWLLTPVNRIILSLKETGIVDWHLNDVTRRYDSQNLREVLVEHDGYEGDVQVLGLMPLAAGFLLLFLGSSAAVFVFYMELKQAAKSASIRHILRAVGDNRKREKTNLGELRRHSKLDDFERLHSRFQSIARRSAR